In Rhodamnia argentea isolate NSW1041297 chromosome 11, ASM2092103v1, whole genome shotgun sequence, one genomic interval encodes:
- the LOC115736338 gene encoding uncharacterized protein LOC115736338 isoform X1, translated as METPSSNRRVTRSQTAASNSKNLPISRKLEDSDLRQRTNGKQQQERSALIDITNDSPIVGVAAGNSLRTPCSSIANKRSNRAKSTPGSGEALLRGQVKILLQKVEEEAVLSRISMGSRPLLRLQGLVNSPMGLLAPTPANTPQVLSLSDDGSMNNGLVTSTALVDVEEQLISQQVASDIFDEREQESLESQKSIITRSLLLDFSEKSELSDSSECSSVLTCLGGPEGESGSKEKSLTTDDGNASVWSIQVNASAHGEDEDEGAFIEGEGEGEEKEEEDEYEEEDGSLVDELCRGVSKMWVSSEKKMPDFAGSHTRFVYNSDDEIVGEEKEGSDGKGDVSPSVVRLKGLPTPRGKHLRFAMEGNTSGD; from the exons ATGGAGACCCCTTCGTCAAACAGGAGAGTTACGAGGTCTCAAACCGCCGCTAGTAACAGCAAGAACCTTCCAATCTCGA GGAAGTTGGAAGATTCTGATTTGAGGCAAAGGACTAATGGGAAGCAGCAGCAAGAAAGGTCTGCACTCATCGACATAACCAATGATTCTCCAATCGTTGGGGTCGCGGCTGGGAACAGCTTGCGGACCCCGTGCTCATCAATTGCAAATAAGAGAAGTAACAGAGCCAAGAGCACTCCTGGGTCCGGGGAGGCACTGTTAAGGGGTCAAGTTAAGATTCTACTACAGAAAGTAGAAGAGGAGGCCGTGCTTTCGAGGATTTCTATGGGAAGCAGGCCTTTGCTTCGCCTTCAAGGGTTGGTTAACTCTCCAATGGGGCTTCTTGCACCAACTCCGGCCAACACGCCACAGGTGCTGAGTCTATCAGATGATGGAAGCATGAACAATGGCTTGGTTACCTCAACTGCTTTAGTCGATGTTGAAGAGCAACTAATTTCTCAG CAGGTGGCAAGTGACATCTTTGATGAAAGGGAGCAAGAGAGTCTTGAGTCACAAAAGAGCATCATAACTCGGTCTCTGCTGTTGGATTTCTCTGAGAAATCCGAACTTTCTGACTCGTCTGAATGCTCGTCTGTGCTCACCTGCCTAGGAGGACCAGAAGGAGAGAGTGGATCCAAAGAGAAGTCATTGACCACAGACGATGGCAACGCCTCTGTTTGGTCCATTCAGGTCAATGCGAGTGCCCAtggtgaagatgaagacgaGGGTGCATTCattgaaggagaaggagaaggagaagagaaggaggaggaagatgaatacGAAGAAGAGGATGGATCTCTAGTGGATGAACTGTGTCGAGGAGTGAGCAAAATGTGGGTGAGCAGCGAGAAGAAAATGCCCGACTTTGCAGGAAGCCACACCAGGTTCGTTTACAACAGCGATGATGAAATCgttggagaagaaaaagagggaagTGATGGCAAGGGTGATGTTTCGCCCAGTGTTGTGCGGTTGAAGGGACTGCCTACACCAAGAGGAAAGCACTTGCGTTTTGCTATGGAAGGAAATACGAGTGGTGATTGA
- the LOC115736338 gene encoding uncharacterized protein LOC115736338 isoform X2 translates to METPSSNRRVTRSQTAASNSKNLPISRKLEDSDLRQRTNGKQQQERSALIDITNDSPIVGVAAGNSLRTPCSSIANKRSNRAKSTPGSGEALLRGQVKILLQKVEEEAVLSRISMGSRPLLRLQGLVNSPMGLLAPTPANTPQVLSLSDDGSMNNGLVTSTALVDVEEQLISQVASDIFDEREQESLESQKSIITRSLLLDFSEKSELSDSSECSSVLTCLGGPEGESGSKEKSLTTDDGNASVWSIQVNASAHGEDEDEGAFIEGEGEGEEKEEEDEYEEEDGSLVDELCRGVSKMWVSSEKKMPDFAGSHTRFVYNSDDEIVGEEKEGSDGKGDVSPSVVRLKGLPTPRGKHLRFAMEGNTSGD, encoded by the exons ATGGAGACCCCTTCGTCAAACAGGAGAGTTACGAGGTCTCAAACCGCCGCTAGTAACAGCAAGAACCTTCCAATCTCGA GGAAGTTGGAAGATTCTGATTTGAGGCAAAGGACTAATGGGAAGCAGCAGCAAGAAAGGTCTGCACTCATCGACATAACCAATGATTCTCCAATCGTTGGGGTCGCGGCTGGGAACAGCTTGCGGACCCCGTGCTCATCAATTGCAAATAAGAGAAGTAACAGAGCCAAGAGCACTCCTGGGTCCGGGGAGGCACTGTTAAGGGGTCAAGTTAAGATTCTACTACAGAAAGTAGAAGAGGAGGCCGTGCTTTCGAGGATTTCTATGGGAAGCAGGCCTTTGCTTCGCCTTCAAGGGTTGGTTAACTCTCCAATGGGGCTTCTTGCACCAACTCCGGCCAACACGCCACAGGTGCTGAGTCTATCAGATGATGGAAGCATGAACAATGGCTTGGTTACCTCAACTGCTTTAGTCGATGTTGAAGAGCAACTAATTTCTCAG GTGGCAAGTGACATCTTTGATGAAAGGGAGCAAGAGAGTCTTGAGTCACAAAAGAGCATCATAACTCGGTCTCTGCTGTTGGATTTCTCTGAGAAATCCGAACTTTCTGACTCGTCTGAATGCTCGTCTGTGCTCACCTGCCTAGGAGGACCAGAAGGAGAGAGTGGATCCAAAGAGAAGTCATTGACCACAGACGATGGCAACGCCTCTGTTTGGTCCATTCAGGTCAATGCGAGTGCCCAtggtgaagatgaagacgaGGGTGCATTCattgaaggagaaggagaaggagaagagaaggaggaggaagatgaatacGAAGAAGAGGATGGATCTCTAGTGGATGAACTGTGTCGAGGAGTGAGCAAAATGTGGGTGAGCAGCGAGAAGAAAATGCCCGACTTTGCAGGAAGCCACACCAGGTTCGTTTACAACAGCGATGATGAAATCgttggagaagaaaaagagggaagTGATGGCAAGGGTGATGTTTCGCCCAGTGTTGTGCGGTTGAAGGGACTGCCTACACCAAGAGGAAAGCACTTGCGTTTTGCTATGGAAGGAAATACGAGTGGTGATTGA